From Xylanibacter oryzae DSM 17970, a single genomic window includes:
- a CDS encoding DUF6057 family protein — MKTFISKYWEFILSVFFGVAVFIFWDVLYPCYLSYQEQFQLFLFDGNYFMERIIVPGGLADYIAEFLTQFYYITCIGACILAIILVFIQRMSWVIAKHEGAVDEYYVASFIPALFLWVYMGDENVLLSFALACLVSLIICWGYIKLEDHKIYGLIYLLLIIPSFYWLFGSTVLIFVVFAIINIIKSERLKISAVGYSFCTVVYTLAWMLFVSTLIQYPMFRIFGGINYYRFPVTIPDMQIVTMIVLIIFPLLVSLLPHSERHKTLRVTVCITVTVLLGFFGLRIGFNPLKYELIDYDYLVRYEQWDKIISKAERHQPSTPMGVASVNLALAEKDVIGDRMFDFYQNGAEGLLPSFQRDFTSPLCTSEAFYRLGMINTAQRFMFEAQEAIPNFRKSGRCTKRLAETNLINGQYAVAAKYLRILQKSLFYKGWANNMMTYLYNEKKINSDPVYGKLRRYRYTKDFLYSDTEMDQMLGLLFARNLKNKMAFEYLMGCELLNRDLQKFLQFYPLGKYTDFDHIPRSYQEALVYIWTQSHKDFNGIPWGISNEVANDVTDFARAYISNPNDPSLIQGHFGQTYWSYYLLKKKK; from the coding sequence ATGAAAACATTTATTAGCAAATATTGGGAATTTATATTGTCAGTCTTTTTTGGAGTGGCTGTATTTATATTTTGGGACGTTTTATATCCTTGTTACCTTTCATATCAAGAACAATTTCAATTATTCTTATTTGATGGTAACTATTTTATGGAACGTATTATCGTGCCTGGAGGATTGGCAGATTATATTGCAGAATTCCTTACACAATTCTATTATATAACGTGTATTGGTGCTTGTATCCTTGCCATCATATTGGTCTTTATACAACGGATGTCATGGGTAATAGCAAAACATGAAGGTGCTGTTGATGAATATTATGTTGCGAGTTTTATCCCTGCTTTATTCCTTTGGGTATATATGGGCGATGAGAATGTATTGCTTTCATTTGCATTAGCATGTTTAGTATCCCTTATTATTTGTTGGGGATATATAAAGTTAGAGGATCATAAAATATATGGTTTGATTTATTTGCTATTAATTATTCCATCTTTTTATTGGCTGTTTGGCTCTACTGTCTTAATCTTTGTCGTTTTTGCAATTATTAATATTATAAAAAGTGAAAGATTAAAAATTAGTGCCGTTGGATATTCATTTTGTACAGTGGTTTATACGTTGGCTTGGATGTTATTCGTATCCACTTTAATACAGTATCCTATGTTCCGTATTTTTGGTGGTATCAATTATTATAGATTTCCGGTGACAATTCCTGATATGCAGATTGTGACAATGATTGTTTTGATTATTTTTCCTTTACTTGTGAGCTTATTGCCACATTCAGAAAGACACAAAACATTGAGGGTAACCGTGTGCATTACTGTAACAGTATTATTGGGCTTCTTCGGTTTACGAATAGGATTCAATCCATTAAAGTATGAACTTATTGATTATGACTATCTTGTTCGTTATGAACAGTGGGACAAGATAATAAGTAAGGCTGAGAGGCATCAGCCAAGTACCCCTATGGGGGTGGCAAGCGTGAACCTTGCACTTGCTGAAAAAGACGTAATAGGGGATAGAATGTTTGATTTCTATCAGAATGGCGCAGAGGGTTTACTGCCTTCATTTCAGAGAGACTTTACTTCTCCTCTTTGTACAAGTGAGGCTTTCTATCGTTTGGGTATGATAAACACTGCTCAACGGTTTATGTTTGAGGCACAAGAGGCTATACCGAATTTCCGCAAGAGTGGAAGATGTACAAAACGATTAGCTGAAACCAATCTGATCAATGGCCAGTATGCTGTGGCTGCAAAATATCTGCGTATATTACAGAAGTCTCTTTTCTACAAAGGTTGGGCAAATAATATGATGACTTATCTATATAATGAAAAGAAAATCAACTCAGATCCAGTATATGGTAAGTTGCGTAGATATAGATATACAAAAGACTTTTTGTATAGTGATACTGAAATGGACCAGATGCTAGGATTACTTTTTGCGCGGAATCTTAAGAATAAAATGGCTTTCGAGTATTTGATGGGTTGTGAACTATTGAACCGCGATCTTCAGAAATTCCTTCAGTTTTATCCTTTAGGTAAATATACAGATTTCGACCATATTCCACGCAGTTATCAGGAGGCATTGGTATATATATGGACACAAAGTCATAAGGATTTTAATGGAATACCTTGGGGAATTTCAAATGAAGTTGCCAATGATGTTACTGATTTTGCGCGTGCATATATTAGTAATCCGAATGATCCTTCTTTGATCCAAGGACATTTTGGTCAGACTTATTGGAGTTATTATTTACTGAAAAAGAAAAAGTGA
- a CDS encoding RagB/SusD family nutrient uptake outer membrane protein: protein MKKRIYLIGAALAVITGFVSCDLDSLSLTEKDTTNFPVNSNDANQALAAIYENLNAVSASPQESFYYLSMLASDDNLGGGGANDKLMQAMDLMCNYQANMTQDFWKARYQGINRANTLIEALGNVNMDPTIKAQTLGEAKFMRAFYYYELASMYGRVPLVTTPVAPSDPTPPTAAVIWGQILQDLYDASTTMPAVRHSDGHVDKYCAEAMLCRAWLFYTGFYCNGEELSGLTSTTYTPLTSVTLPNGTTLKKEDVIKCIDDCVNSSGYSLVPDYRNLWAYTNKCTVEDYPYTKGQGLKWVENDNAVNPESMFAIKFNKLASWSTTIGYGNGYALHFGVRGGQDYANTFPFGQGWGAGPVAPNLVNDWHSADPNGKDIRLKASIEKTSDMPAYKKGAASWADFVQETDYFEKKQSPISCKNPGGLKGYDLDKNPYLPVFELSMYGVDNWINNNPMQTGNIHDLVLLRFADALLMQSELEENVSGINKVRARAGLDPISSYSLSALQNERRWELAFEGTRWNDIRRWHIAAAALEKQTNQPIYFGGADDKNTPHNGGYAARYNATAGFQKIPENQISLSNGTLSQNAGFSDASSEYNGWK from the coding sequence ATGAAAAAGAGAATATATTTAATAGGTGCAGCTTTAGCTGTAATAACCGGATTCGTTTCGTGTGATTTGGATTCTCTAAGTTTGACGGAGAAGGATACCACGAATTTCCCTGTGAATTCTAATGATGCAAATCAAGCGCTTGCCGCAATATATGAAAATTTGAATGCAGTAAGTGCTTCTCCTCAAGAATCATTTTATTATTTATCTATGTTAGCAAGTGATGATAACTTAGGTGGAGGCGGTGCAAATGATAAGTTGATGCAGGCAATGGACCTTATGTGCAATTACCAGGCAAATATGACTCAAGATTTCTGGAAAGCACGTTATCAAGGAATCAACCGTGCTAATACTTTAATTGAAGCTCTTGGTAATGTCAATATGGACCCTACAATTAAGGCTCAAACTTTAGGAGAGGCTAAATTTATGAGAGCTTTTTATTATTATGAATTGGCATCTATGTATGGACGCGTTCCTTTGGTAACAACTCCTGTAGCTCCAAGTGATCCAACTCCTCCAACAGCAGCGGTTATTTGGGGACAGATTTTACAAGATCTGTATGATGCTTCTACAACAATGCCAGCTGTAAGACATAGCGATGGCCATGTTGATAAATATTGTGCAGAAGCTATGTTATGTCGCGCATGGTTGTTCTATACAGGATTCTATTGCAATGGAGAAGAACTTTCGGGTTTGACGAGCACAACTTATACTCCACTGACTTCTGTTACTTTACCTAATGGGACAACTCTTAAAAAAGAAGATGTTATAAAATGCATAGATGATTGTGTTAATAGTTCAGGTTATAGCCTAGTTCCTGATTATCGAAATCTATGGGCGTATACAAATAAATGTACTGTCGAAGATTATCCTTATACAAAGGGTCAAGGCTTAAAATGGGTCGAAAATGATAATGCGGTTAATCCAGAGTCTATGTTCGCTATAAAGTTTAATAAACTAGCCTCTTGGAGTACAACTATTGGGTACGGAAATGGTTATGCGTTACATTTTGGAGTTCGTGGTGGTCAGGATTATGCAAATACTTTCCCTTTTGGCCAAGGATGGGGAGCCGGACCGGTAGCACCAAACTTGGTTAATGACTGGCATTCAGCAGATCCTAATGGAAAGGATATACGTCTTAAAGCATCAATAGAGAAAACGAGCGATATGCCAGCATATAAAAAAGGTGCAGCTAGTTGGGCTGATTTTGTTCAAGAAACAGATTATTTTGAGAAAAAGCAAAGTCCAATTTCTTGCAAGAATCCTGGTGGCTTGAAGGGCTATGATCTTGACAAGAATCCATATCTTCCTGTATTTGAACTTTCAATGTATGGCGTAGATAACTGGATTAATAATAATCCTATGCAGACAGGCAATATACATGATCTTGTACTTCTTAGGTTCGCTGATGCTTTGCTAATGCAATCTGAGTTGGAAGAAAATGTTAGCGGTATTAATAAAGTTAGAGCACGAGCAGGATTAGATCCTATTTCATCCTATTCGTTATCAGCTTTGCAAAATGAGCGTAGGTGGGAACTTGCTTTTGAAGGAACTCGTTGGAATGATATTCGTAGATGGCATATAGCAGCAGCAGCTCTAGAAAAGCAAACCAACCAACCGATTTATTTTGGTGGAGCAGATGATAAAAATACTCCTCATAATGGTGGATATGCTGCTAGGTATAATGCTACAGCCGGATTCCAAAAAATTCCAGAGAATCAAATTTCATTAAGCAACGGAACGCTTTCTCAGAATGCAGGTTTTTCAGATGCTAGCAGTGAATATAATGGTTGGAAATAA
- a CDS encoding SusC/RagA family TonB-linked outer membrane protein: MNLNLRKTVLMMGACSALGLTYPSQTFAVSSNVSEAAVQQSKKVQGAVVDASGPVIGASIMEKGTSNGTVTDLDGNFSLNVKPGATLVVSYVGYKTQQVVVGNNSTIKILMKEDSKSLDEVVVVGYGVQKKKLVTGATVEVKGEDIQKLNTTQVLGALQSQSPGVNIQAISGQPGDGYKISIRGAGTNGATAPIYVIDGVSGGDINSLNPADIERIDVLKDAASCAIYGSAAANGVILITTKQGKVGKTQVSYDANIGWQNVYKKPQMLTAKQYMDIQDQVSFNAGGSVYDWSKFMSADLLSAYKNGTNSGTDWVDAIRNKNAIVTDHAINITGGNEFSKFSTGIGYQYQDGVFGGPVKSDFRRLTFRLNSDHVIYRVGNLDIIKFGENIYYQHKQNQGIQIGNQYSNNLSNMLRANPCIPEYNSNGDYFGYNDLSSSGWFGFNSYSSNPIANMIYNQAGNNKSKNFNLSAIGYMEIQPIKNLVYRGQIGYKQYSSSYRCYLPVYKLNDQGDSNATDKTIDNVSLGWSWNLTNTINYKFAVSSHHFDLLAGTEYSKSRPDYGESVNATGYNSTFSDFEHAYLHNTQRTASALVDGYPADFGSKMSYFGRLNYDYNETYMLTAIIRADGSSKFASGHQWGYFPSVSAGWVVSNEKFLKGTSNWLSFLKIRAGWGQNGNDNIPNSQWRAGYDFGDFGLYSFNNQKDAGTTGGYPNRLPNPDLKWETSEQLDFGFDSRFLDGRLGLTFDWYNKKTKDLLISAQANAITGFGSAYRNAGTVKNTGIELALNWNDKIGKDFTYGVNWNMAYNKNKVTQVDAGSDYIEGGNDLLAQGVGFLSRMWEGHPIGCFYGYKTEGVMQNLADVQAYLDKNCGGKASNSLQGQSIKPGDLKFVDTNGDGVIDSKDKTDIGNPHPKVTMGFSLNAAYKGFDISVTTYGAFGQKVARSWRKFTDGQYENYTTEVYDYWHGEGTSDKYPLLAPGNRGANWQNISDIYIENASYFRLQNLTVGYDFKKIWKECPFEQLRIYFAAQNLFTITGYKGMDPENGMALNSNEPWVTGVDVGNYPQPRTYMFGVNVKF; encoded by the coding sequence ATGAACTTAAATTTAAGAAAAACAGTGCTAATGATGGGTGCTTGTTCTGCTCTGGGTTTGACTTACCCTTCACAGACGTTCGCTGTTTCATCTAATGTCTCTGAAGCAGCAGTTCAGCAGTCCAAAAAGGTACAAGGTGCGGTTGTTGACGCATCCGGACCTGTTATCGGTGCCAGTATTATGGAAAAAGGAACAAGTAACGGTACGGTTACAGATCTTGATGGAAATTTCTCTCTTAATGTAAAACCTGGTGCAACTCTCGTTGTATCTTATGTTGGTTACAAAACGCAGCAGGTAGTTGTAGGCAATAATTCTACAATAAAAATTCTGATGAAAGAGGATAGTAAGTCTCTTGATGAAGTTGTTGTTGTTGGTTATGGTGTCCAGAAAAAAAAGCTTGTTACTGGTGCTACTGTTGAAGTAAAAGGTGAGGATATACAGAAACTAAACACGACTCAGGTACTTGGAGCTTTGCAAAGTCAATCTCCTGGCGTTAATATTCAAGCAATATCAGGACAGCCTGGTGATGGATATAAAATTAGTATTCGTGGTGCAGGTACTAATGGTGCAACAGCTCCTATTTATGTAATTGATGGAGTTTCTGGAGGTGATATCAATTCGCTAAATCCTGCGGATATTGAACGTATTGATGTGTTGAAGGATGCAGCTTCTTGTGCAATATACGGTTCAGCTGCCGCTAATGGTGTGATCCTTATTACAACTAAGCAAGGAAAAGTTGGAAAAACGCAGGTCTCATATGATGCAAATATAGGTTGGCAGAATGTCTATAAAAAGCCGCAAATGCTTACAGCAAAGCAATATATGGACATTCAAGATCAAGTGTCTTTCAATGCCGGTGGTAGTGTTTATGATTGGTCTAAGTTTATGAGTGCTGATTTATTGTCGGCATATAAAAATGGAACAAATTCTGGTACAGATTGGGTTGACGCAATCCGAAATAAAAATGCCATAGTTACAGACCATGCAATAAATATAACAGGAGGTAATGAATTTTCAAAGTTTTCTACAGGTATTGGTTATCAATATCAAGATGGTGTCTTTGGAGGTCCTGTTAAATCCGATTTCCGTCGTTTAACATTCAGATTGAATTCAGATCATGTTATTTATCGTGTAGGAAATCTTGATATAATTAAGTTTGGCGAGAATATTTATTACCAGCATAAGCAAAATCAGGGAATCCAAATAGGAAACCAGTATTCTAATAATCTTTCTAATATGCTCCGTGCAAATCCTTGTATTCCAGAATATAATAGTAATGGAGACTATTTTGGATATAATGATCTGTCGTCTTCTGGTTGGTTTGGATTTAACTCATATTCTAGTAATCCTATAGCAAATATGATTTATAACCAGGCAGGGAATAACAAAAGCAAAAACTTTAATTTAAGTGCTATCGGTTATATGGAAATACAACCAATTAAGAATCTTGTTTATAGAGGACAGATTGGTTATAAACAATATTCAAGTTCTTATCGTTGTTATTTACCTGTTTATAAATTGAATGATCAAGGAGATAGTAATGCAACAGATAAAACAATAGATAATGTATCTTTGGGATGGAGCTGGAATCTTACAAATACAATAAATTATAAATTTGCAGTTTCCAGTCATCACTTTGATTTATTAGCTGGTACAGAGTACTCAAAGTCAAGGCCAGATTATGGTGAATCTGTAAACGCTACAGGATATAATAGTACATTTAGTGATTTTGAACATGCATATTTGCATAATACACAAAGAACAGCATCAGCTTTGGTTGATGGTTATCCTGCCGATTTTGGAAGCAAAATGTCTTACTTTGGACGTTTAAATTACGATTATAACGAGACATACATGCTTACTGCAATAATACGTGCAGATGGTTCATCTAAATTTGCGAGTGGTCACCAATGGGGCTATTTCCCATCTGTTTCAGCAGGATGGGTTGTCTCAAATGAAAAATTCTTGAAAGGTACTTCAAACTGGTTGTCTTTTTTGAAAATTCGTGCTGGTTGGGGACAAAATGGTAATGATAATATTCCTAATTCACAGTGGAGAGCTGGTTATGACTTTGGCGATTTTGGTTTATATTCTTTCAATAATCAGAAAGATGCTGGTACAACTGGAGGCTATCCCAATCGTTTGCCTAATCCTGATCTTAAATGGGAGACTTCAGAACAACTTGACTTTGGTTTTGATTCCAGATTTCTTGATGGTAGGCTTGGCTTGACATTTGATTGGTATAATAAAAAGACAAAAGATTTGTTGATCTCAGCTCAAGCAAATGCAATAACAGGCTTTGGTTCAGCGTATAGAAATGCCGGAACAGTAAAAAATACGGGTATAGAACTTGCGCTTAATTGGAATGATAAAATAGGTAAAGACTTCACTTATGGAGTTAATTGGAATATGGCCTATAATAAGAATAAGGTTACTCAAGTAGATGCAGGTTCTGATTATATAGAAGGAGGAAATGATTTACTCGCCCAAGGTGTAGGATTTCTTTCACGTATGTGGGAAGGACATCCAATTGGATGTTTCTATGGTTATAAGACAGAAGGAGTTATGCAGAACCTTGCTGATGTACAGGCTTATCTAGATAAAAATTGTGGAGGGAAAGCATCAAATTCCTTACAGGGACAATCAATTAAGCCTGGTGATCTTAAATTCGTAGATACTAATGGTGATGGTGTTATTGATTCAAAAGATAAAACAGATATAGGTAATCCTCATCCAAAGGTTACAATGGGATTCTCTCTTAATGCAGCATATAAAGGTTTTGATATTTCAGTTACAACATATGGAGCTTTTGGACAAAAAGTAGCTCGTTCATGGCGTAAGTTTACTGATGGTCAGTATGAAAACTATACTACAGAAGTTTATGACTATTGGCATGGAGAAGGTACATCTGATAAGTATCCATTGCTCGCTCCTGGTAATAGAGGCGCAAACTGGCAGAATATATCTGATATTTATATAGAGAATGCAAGCTATTTCCGTCTTCAGAATTTAACAGTAGGATATGATTTTAAAAAGATATGGAAAGAATGTCCATTTGAGCAATTGCGTATATATTTTGCTGCACAAAATCTATTTACTATTACAGGTTATAAAGGTATGGATCCTGAGAACGGAATGGCTCTTAACAGCAATGAACCATGGGTTACTGGTGTAGATGTTGGTAACTATCCACAACCTCGTACTTATATGTTCGGTGTTAATGTTAAATTCTAA
- a CDS encoding RluA family pseudouridine synthase — protein MTFHPLHTVIERPKKFTYPFFYVPHPLCIMAAKEVQTYIESKDIWKEELNNGKMFGVLVVENKDGKLGYYAAYSGILLGRNDWDFFVPPIYDLLNPEGYFKIHEAEISYINKKIDNIERSALRLSLAKEIKKLKEKSNSEISEYREKMKEAKIHRDKLRSSLFEDDSLIKESQFMKAELKRLKKRLSDSLSSKEEDLSKIDASISKLKKERKEKSDALQHWLFSQFKILNAKGEQRDLCSIFAETVHKNPPAGAGECCAPKLLQHAYINHAKPICMAEFWWGKSPKTEIRHHLNYYPACQGKCKPILSHAMQGLIVDKNPLDSYTERNLDTLYEDKWLAVINKPAGMLSVPGKGDLPSVKSIAMKMFDIEKDCPVIVHRLDMATSGIMIIAKTKIVYQNIQAQFKNHRIRKIYIAILDGIVTNQKGTISLPMRPDYLDRPRQVVDINGKPALTDYQVISVKNGHTKIKLCPHTGRTHQLRVHCAHKDGLDTPILGDTLYGKEDKRLFLHAKEIYFRHPITGVEIHIEKKEDF, from the coding sequence ATGACTTTTCATCCGCTTCATACAGTAATCGAAAGACCTAAAAAATTTACATACCCTTTTTTCTACGTGCCACATCCTTTATGCATAATGGCTGCAAAAGAAGTGCAAACATATATTGAATCTAAAGATATATGGAAAGAAGAACTTAACAATGGTAAAATGTTCGGTGTTCTTGTTGTCGAAAATAAAGATGGGAAATTGGGCTACTATGCGGCATATTCAGGAATATTATTAGGTAGAAATGATTGGGATTTTTTTGTGCCACCAATATACGATTTACTTAATCCTGAGGGTTATTTCAAAATTCATGAAGCAGAAATATCATATATCAATAAAAAGATTGATAATATAGAAAGATCAGCATTACGTCTATCACTTGCCAAAGAAATAAAGAAGCTGAAAGAAAAATCGAATTCTGAAATATCTGAATATCGCGAAAAGATGAAAGAGGCGAAAATTCACCGCGACAAACTACGGTCATCATTATTTGAAGATGATTCGCTGATAAAAGAGAGCCAGTTTATGAAGGCTGAATTAAAAAGATTGAAGAAAAGACTATCAGATAGTTTATCATCAAAAGAAGAAGATCTGAGCAAGATAGACGCATCTATATCTAAGTTGAAAAAAGAACGGAAAGAAAAGTCTGACGCATTACAACATTGGCTATTTTCTCAATTTAAAATTTTAAACGCGAAAGGTGAACAAAGAGACCTCTGTAGTATTTTCGCAGAAACAGTACATAAAAATCCGCCGGCAGGCGCGGGAGAATGCTGTGCGCCGAAACTATTGCAGCATGCATACATAAATCATGCAAAACCAATCTGCATGGCTGAATTCTGGTGGGGTAAATCACCAAAGACTGAAATTAGGCATCATCTTAATTATTATCCTGCATGCCAAGGGAAATGTAAGCCTATACTTAGCCATGCAATGCAAGGGCTTATTGTAGATAAAAATCCACTTGACTCTTATACAGAGCGAAATCTAGATACTTTGTATGAAGATAAATGGCTCGCGGTAATAAATAAGCCTGCCGGAATGCTTTCAGTTCCGGGTAAAGGGGATCTTCCTTCTGTAAAATCAATCGCAATGAAAATGTTCGACATTGAAAAAGATTGCCCTGTAATAGTACATAGATTAGATATGGCCACCTCTGGCATAATGATAATTGCAAAAACAAAGATAGTATATCAAAACATACAAGCTCAATTTAAAAATCATAGAATTCGCAAAATATATATAGCCATACTGGATGGAATAGTAACAAATCAGAAAGGCACTATATCATTGCCAATGCGTCCTGACTACCTAGATCGCCCAAGACAAGTTGTAGATATAAATGGTAAGCCTGCCCTAACAGATTACCAAGTAATAAGCGTTAAAAATGGGCATACCAAAATAAAGCTTTGTCCACATACAGGTAGAACGCATCAATTAAGAGTACATTGCGCTCACAAAGACGGACTTGACACTCCTATACTTGGAGATACACTTTATGGAAAGGAAGATAAAAGATTATTCTTACACGCTAAAGAAATATATTTCAGACATCCAATTACCGGCGTAGAAATACACATAGAAAAGAAAGAAGATTTCTAA
- a CDS encoding pyridoxamine kinase, with translation MSKILLINDMAGYGKVATAAMLPIVSYFGHSVYNLPTALVSNTLDYGKFNILETTEYIKGVFPVWKQLGFTFDAIATGFIISEEQARIVSDYCREQSASGTIIFVDPIMGDEGKLYNGVTNEAVNRMREMVAVANLVMPNYTEATLLAGIEFRKDGVSYDEAKILLDKLRAIGSKSVLITSIKVDGQNNVVGYNNFDGEYFKLPYTEIPVHYPGTGDIFSAVLIGHLLKGDALKNSTRIAMDAVSSMICRYKDNEDKNQGIPIEKCLDIL, from the coding sequence ATGAGTAAAATACTTCTTATAAATGATATGGCAGGTTATGGGAAAGTTGCTACTGCTGCAATGCTTCCTATAGTATCATATTTTGGACATTCAGTGTATAACCTCCCAACGGCTTTAGTATCTAATACATTAGACTATGGCAAATTCAATATATTAGAGACAACCGAATATATAAAAGGAGTCTTTCCTGTATGGAAACAATTAGGCTTCACTTTTGATGCTATAGCTACAGGCTTTATTATTTCTGAAGAACAAGCCCGTATTGTATCTGACTATTGTAGAGAGCAGTCTGCTAGCGGCACGATTATATTTGTAGATCCAATAATGGGTGATGAAGGAAAACTATATAATGGCGTTACCAATGAGGCTGTAAATAGAATGCGTGAGATGGTAGCTGTTGCCAATCTGGTTATGCCTAATTATACAGAAGCTACATTACTTGCCGGGATTGAATTTCGTAAAGATGGTGTATCTTATGATGAGGCTAAGATTCTTTTAGATAAGTTGCGTGCTATAGGAAGCAAATCTGTTCTTATAACAAGTATAAAAGTAGATGGCCAAAATAATGTAGTAGGATACAATAATTTTGATGGTGAATACTTCAAACTGCCATATACAGAGATTCCTGTTCATTATCCTGGAACAGGAGATATCTTTTCAGCAGTGCTTATAGGTCATCTACTTAAAGGTGATGCTTTGAAAAACAGTACGCGTATAGCTATGGATGCAGTAAGTAGCATGATATGTAGATATAAAGACAACGAAGACAAAAATCAAGGTATACCTATTGAGAAATGTCTAGATATATTGTAG
- the cbiB gene encoding adenosylcobinamide-phosphate synthase CbiB: MNLFDIICSNIKCFKIILVPVFSINFPLIFAWLLDLVFGDPIWFPHPVVLFGKIISFGNKCLNKGRYRKIKGAFMAAILVVLVYILISLLVYICNKYFFKKPYVDIVVETLIIFSCLAGTTLIREVRNVFFALDRSLDEGRSQVSRIVGRDTSNLSAQEVRKAALETLAENLSDGVIAPLFWYLILGVSGMLAYKMINTLDSMIGYRTIRYKEFGCFAAHMDDVANYIPARLTACLMALVGTIINKRSIIYTIKFIKRYGRNHASPNSGYPESALAGILDCQFGGPHYYFGEYFHKPFIGYNDRQLSTIDMKKAVKINRVAEAIMIMSVILLHSLLNSFS, from the coding sequence ATGAACTTATTTGATATAATATGTTCTAATATTAAATGTTTTAAAATAATACTGGTTCCTGTGTTTTCTATAAATTTTCCACTAATATTTGCATGGTTATTAGATTTAGTATTTGGTGACCCGATATGGTTCCCACATCCAGTCGTTTTATTCGGCAAGATCATTTCTTTTGGTAATAAATGTTTGAATAAAGGGCGATACAGAAAAATAAAGGGCGCTTTTATGGCAGCTATATTAGTCGTACTGGTATATATACTTATAAGTCTACTTGTTTACATATGTAATAAATACTTCTTTAAAAAGCCATACGTTGATATTGTTGTCGAAACGCTGATAATTTTCAGTTGCCTTGCCGGTACAACGCTTATTCGTGAGGTACGAAATGTCTTTTTTGCATTAGACCGTTCGTTAGATGAAGGGCGATCTCAGGTATCACGTATTGTAGGTAGAGATACATCTAATTTGTCAGCTCAGGAAGTTCGTAAGGCTGCGTTAGAAACGTTGGCTGAAAATCTTAGTGATGGAGTAATTGCTCCTCTTTTTTGGTATCTTATATTAGGTGTATCAGGAATGCTAGCATATAAAATGATAAACACACTTGATTCGATGATCGGTTATCGTACAATACGTTATAAGGAGTTTGGATGCTTTGCTGCGCATATGGATGATGTCGCAAATTATATTCCAGCAAGGCTCACTGCTTGCCTGATGGCATTGGTTGGTACTATAATTAACAAAAGATCTATAATTTATACTATAAAGTTTATAAAAAGATATGGACGTAATCATGCCAGTCCCAATAGTGGATATCCGGAATCAGCTCTTGCTGGTATATTAGATTGCCAGTTTGGTGGCCCTCATTATTATTTTGGAGAGTACTTCCATAAACCTTTTATTGGCTATAATGACAGGCAGCTGTCTACAATAGATATGAAAAAGGCTGTAAAGATAAATAGAGTTGCTGAAGCAATTATGATAATGTCAGTGATTCTACTCCATTCTTTACTAAACTCATTTTCCTAG